The Humulus lupulus chromosome 4, drHumLupu1.1, whole genome shotgun sequence genome has a window encoding:
- the LOC133832453 gene encoding uncharacterized mitochondrial protein AtMg00820-like has protein sequence MPSSIQGTHTKEPSMYPSNILSHYRHAPTSTHHMKTRIKAGVAKLKASISSKHPLSIETGPPEPSTVRQALQTPTWRQAMSNEYEAPMKNGTWSFFPPPSNHTTVGNKWVFKTKYNPDCTINKHKACLVAKGFHQTPGVDFYETCSPIIKPATIRIFLTTAVHFG, from the coding sequence ATGCCATCATCCATACAAGGTACTCACACCAAGGAGCCTTCTATGTATCCATCTAATATTCTGTCTCATTACAGACATGCACCAACTTCAACTCATCATATGAAAACCAGAATAAAAGCTGGTGTTGCTAAGCTAAAGGCATCGATTAGCTCTAAACACCCTTTATCAATTGAAACAGGTCCGCCAGAGCCTTCTACTGTACGACAAGCTCTTCAAACTCCTACTTGGAGACAAGCTATGAGCAATGAATATGAGGCACCCATGAAAAATGGTACATGGTCTTTTTTCCCTCCTCCTTCCAATCATACTACAGTAGGGAATAAATGGGTTTTTAAGACCAAATATAATCCAGATTGTACCATCAACAAGCACAAAGCTTGTCTTGTTGCAAAGGGATTTCACCAAACCCCAGGAGTGGACTTTTATGAGACTTGCAGCCCTATTATTAAACCGGCTACTATACGAATTTTCTTGACTACCGCTGTTCACTTTGGCTAG